The following nucleotide sequence is from Desulfomicrobium macestii.
TACTGGCTGACTTCAGTCCTGAGAAGAGCAGGGTTTTTGTATTTAAAGACAATCGACAATTCTTTATCCATCTTTACTCAACGCCTGACGGGCAATACAAGACGACAGTCGTTGAAGTCGATATGAACGCTCTCGCGGTTGAAATACCTGACAACCGAACCGTGATCGCCGTTGACGACCAGATTTGCGGACCAGCAATCGTCAATTTTTCCGAAGCATGCATAAATTTGAGAAATTCATCCAAGTATTCAGGAAGTATTGAGATTAATGACAAACAGTGGTATTGGATCAGAAGCATGGGTTCTGATAATCTTGTATATTTACATCTCAATCAAGAGTAATAAGCATGCGCCAAGTAACAGTTGTCGAACATTTGCTCCTGCGTCAAAAAGAGAGGCCAATGGCCTCCGGTCGTTTCACCAGATTGCTGACCGAACTGATCCTGTCCGCGAAGATCATCGATCGCGAAGTTTCCAAGGCTGGTCTGCTTGATGTTCTCGGCGTTACCGGGGAAGTGAACGTACAGGGAGAAATCGTCCAGAAGTTGGATGATTTCGCCAACCGTGTCATCATCAGAAGAATGGAACGGGCCGGCGTGCTTTGCGCCATGGTATCGGAGGAAAACGCTGATTTTATTCCGATCCCCCGCCAGTACCCCGTCGGCGACTACATCCTGATCTTTGATCCACTGGACGGTTCGGCCAACATCGACGCCAATGTCAGCATCGGGACCATTTTCAGCATTTATCGCCGGACGTCCTTCGATCAGCAGGCCGTCAGCGTCGGAGACCTGCTCCAGAAGGGCTCCATGCAGGTCGCGGCCGGGTACATCATCTACGGTTCCTCGACGATGATGGTCTATACCGCCGGAAACGGTGTTCACGGGTTCACTCTTGATCCCAGCGTGGGCGAGTTCCTGCTCTCGCACCCGGACATAAAAATTCCGGAACGGGGAAGAATCTACTCCGTCAACGAAGGGTATTTTTCCTATTGGGACGAGCCCACAAAAAATATCGTGAATTATTTCAAGTCCAATGACAGCGCTACTGGCCGTCCTTACAGCTCGCGCTATATCGGCTCCCTGGTTTCCGATTTCCACCGAAATCTGATTTACGGCGGCATTTTCATGTATCCCGCCGACTCGCGTGATTTGCGCAAGCCTTCAGGCAAGCTGCGACTCATGTGCGAAGCCGCGCCCATGGCCATGATCGCCGAGCAGGCCGGCGGCCTCGCGACGGACGGAATCCGCCGCATCCTGGACATCGAGCCTCAGGAACTGCATCAGCGCGTACCCTTGTTCATAGGATCCAAGCAAGACGTCGAGGTTGTCCTCAAGTTCTATGCAGACGCCGCCAAAAGCTAGGAATTCACTTTGTCCCCAGCATCTCTTGAAAACATGTGCAGAAGATGATCTGTCTTGGCATTGAAACCTCCTGTGACGAGACTTCCGTCGCGCTTTGGCAAGACGGACATCTCATCACCGATCTCGTGCACACGCAGATTCCCATGCATTCGGTTTTTGGCGGAGTCGTGCCGGAACTGGCCTCGCGGGAACACCTGCGCCTGCTGGACGGGCTTGTCTCCTCGGTGCTTCAAAGCGCGGATCGGTCAGCGGGGCAGGGTATCGACCTCATCGCGGTCACTCGCGGACCGGGCCTGCTGGGCGCGCTTCTGGTCGGCATCTCCTATGCCAAGTCGTTGTCCTTGTCGCTCGGGATTCCGATCATAGGGGTCAATCACCTCCATGCGCATCTGCTGGCCTGCGATTTTACCGATGCCATCGAGTACCCAGCCCTTGGCGTTCTCGTTTCCGGGGGGCATACGCACATCTACGAAATGCCCGCTCCCTGCGAATTCAACCTGCTTGGAAAGACGCTTGATGATGCCGCGGGCGAGGCGTTCGACAAGATTGCCAAGGTTTTGAATCTTCCCTATCCAGGGGGGAAATACATAGACATTCTGGCCGGGCACGGCACTGCGGATCCGCGTCTTTTTTCAAAGCCGTATCTGCACAACGACAACTGTG
It contains:
- the fbp gene encoding class 1 fructose-bisphosphatase, coding for MRQVTVVEHLLLRQKERPMASGRFTRLLTELILSAKIIDREVSKAGLLDVLGVTGEVNVQGEIVQKLDDFANRVIIRRMERAGVLCAMVSEENADFIPIPRQYPVGDYILIFDPLDGSANIDANVSIGTIFSIYRRTSFDQQAVSVGDLLQKGSMQVAAGYIIYGSSTMMVYTAGNGVHGFTLDPSVGEFLLSHPDIKIPERGRIYSVNEGYFSYWDEPTKNIVNYFKSNDSATGRPYSSRYIGSLVSDFHRNLIYGGIFMYPADSRDLRKPSGKLRLMCEAAPMAMIAEQAGGLATDGIRRILDIEPQELHQRVPLFIGSKQDVEVVLKFYADAAKS
- the tsaD gene encoding tRNA (adenosine(37)-N6)-threonylcarbamoyltransferase complex transferase subunit TsaD — translated: MICLGIETSCDETSVALWQDGHLITDLVHTQIPMHSVFGGVVPELASREHLRLLDGLVSSVLQSADRSAGQGIDLIAVTRGPGLLGALLVGISYAKSLSLSLGIPIIGVNHLHAHLLACDFTDAIEYPALGVLVSGGHTHIYEMPAPCEFNLLGKTLDDAAGEAFDKIAKVLNLPYPGGKYIDILAGHGTADPRLFSKPYLHNDNCDFSFSGLKTAVAQYVHKKSFAAIDYASFDVESIPQEIKDLCATVNETIVETLLEKTRRAVARCQEVKTLCLAGGVAANSHLRQRFSTFARDRGFKFLAPAQNYCGDNAAMIAYAGVQWANRGLMSSMDFEAIPRGKIVPNDFIVNPFFKE